One segment of Neobacillus endophyticus DNA contains the following:
- a CDS encoding dihydroorotate dehydrogenase: MNKLSIELPGLKLKNPIMPASGCFGFGREYSQFYDLSKLGAIMIKATTVEPRFGNQTPRVAETSAGMLNAIGLQNPGLEKVIGTELPWLSQYDVPIIANVAGSLEEDYVKVAECISKEPNVHALELNISCPNVKTGGIAFGTIPEVAKQLTRKVKEVSEVPVYVKLSPNVTNIVEMAKAVEDGGADGLTMINTLVGMRLDLKTGKPILANRTGGLSGPAIKPVAIRMIYEVSQAVSIPIIGMGGIASAEDVIEFFYAGASAVAVGTANFVDPFVCPTIIEELPALLDKLGYEHISEAQGRSWKENGQLAYHRT; this comes from the coding sequence TTGAATAAGTTGAGCATCGAACTTCCAGGGTTAAAATTGAAAAATCCGATCATGCCTGCTTCGGGATGCTTCGGATTTGGCAGGGAATATAGTCAATTTTATGACTTAAGTAAGCTTGGAGCAATCATGATTAAGGCAACAACAGTAGAGCCGAGATTTGGAAACCAAACACCAAGGGTGGCGGAAACGTCAGCTGGAATGCTGAATGCAATTGGTTTGCAAAATCCTGGTCTTGAAAAAGTTATTGGAACAGAACTTCCATGGCTCTCACAATATGATGTACCAATTATTGCTAATGTTGCTGGATCATTAGAAGAAGATTATGTTAAAGTGGCGGAATGTATTTCTAAAGAACCTAATGTTCATGCGCTTGAACTGAACATATCTTGCCCAAATGTAAAAACGGGAGGAATTGCGTTTGGTACAATTCCGGAAGTAGCCAAGCAATTAACGCGTAAAGTAAAGGAAGTTTCGGAAGTACCGGTATACGTAAAGCTGTCTCCAAATGTTACGAACATCGTTGAAATGGCAAAGGCCGTTGAAGATGGCGGTGCCGACGGTTTAACCATGATAAATACGCTAGTGGGGATGAGGCTTGATTTAAAGACGGGTAAACCGATTCTAGCCAATCGTACTGGCGGATTGTCTGGCCCTGCGATCAAACCGGTTGCGATTCGGATGATATACGAGGTCAGCCAAGCGGTATCTATACCTATTATCGGAATGGGTGGTATCGCCTCAGCAGAAGATGTGATCGAATTTTTCTATGCAGGCGCCAGCGCCGTTGCAGTCGGCACCGCAAATTTCGTCGATCCATTTGTCTGCCCGACCATCATTGAAGAGCTGCCTGCTTTATTAGACAAACTAGGATACGAACATATTAGTGAAGCACAGGGAAGGAGCTGGAAGGAAAATGGACAACTCGCTTATCATCGCACTTGA
- the carB gene encoding carbamoyl-phosphate synthase large subunit, whose protein sequence is MPKRTDINSILVIGSGPIIIGQAAEFDYAGAQACIALREEGYRVILVNSNPATIMTDTEIADKVYIEPLTVEFVSRIIRKERPDALLATLGGQTGLNLAVELAKSGVLEECGVEILGTKLSAIKQAEDRELFRSLMNELNEPVPESEIIHELSEAKAFVERIGYPVIVRPAYTLGGTGGGICHNNEELEEIVSSGLKNSPVHQCLLEKSIAGFKEIEYEVMRDAGDNAIVVCNMENIDPVGVHTGDSIVVAPSQTLSDREYQLLRNVSLKIIRALGIEGGCNVQLALDPYSFQYYIIEVNPRVSRSSALASKATGYPIAKLAAKIAVGLTLDEMLNPVTGKTYASFEPALDYIVTKIPRWPFDKFESGNRSLGTQMKATGEVMAIGRTFEESLLKAIRSLEAGVHHFELNSAAEIDDELMEKRIRKAGDERLFYIAEAIKRGFTIDMIHQWSKIDLFFLKKMEGIVQLETKLKENPLNKDLLMEAKQKGFTDKKIAELWNLTENDIYNLRKASGMVPVYKMVDTCAAEFESETPYYYGTYEDENESVVTGRKSVVVLGSGPIRIGQGIEFDYATVHSVKAIKEAGYEAIIINNNPETVSTDFSISDKLYFEPLTIEDVMSIIDLENPIGVVVQFGGQTAINLAAKLQEHGVKILGTSLEDLDRAEDRDKFEQALRELNIPMPLGKTALSVEEALVIAGEIGYPVLVRPSYVLGGRAMEIVYREEELLHYMKNAVKVNPEHPVLIDRYLTGKEIEVDAICDGQNVLIPGIMEHIERAGVHSGDSIAVYPPQTLSADVKRKLVEYTEKMAKGLNIIGLLNIQYVLSEGQVYVLEVNPRSSRTVPFLSKITNVPMAKIATKAILGTSILQQGYTPGIVPEKDGVFVKVPVFSFAKLKDVDISLGPEMKSTGEVMGKDITLEKALYKGLVASGMNIEKFGTVLFTVSDKDKKEALSLAKRFSAIGYRLMATSGTAQFLENAGLPVQVVGKIGSEGQTLLDVIHHGEVQFIINTLTKGKQPERDGFRIRRDAVENGVPCLTSLDTAETILKVIESMNFSAEPMAAEKREAVFA, encoded by the coding sequence ATGCCTAAACGTACAGATATAAACTCCATTTTAGTTATCGGGTCAGGCCCAATTATCATCGGTCAAGCCGCAGAATTTGACTATGCAGGTGCACAAGCATGTATCGCTCTTAGGGAGGAAGGATACAGGGTTATTCTAGTGAACTCAAATCCTGCCACGATTATGACGGATACAGAGATTGCAGACAAAGTATACATTGAGCCATTGACAGTTGAATTTGTCAGCAGAATCATTCGCAAGGAACGTCCTGATGCACTATTGGCAACACTTGGCGGGCAAACAGGTCTAAACTTAGCTGTAGAACTTGCGAAGTCTGGAGTTTTAGAAGAGTGCGGTGTAGAAATCCTTGGAACAAAGCTTTCAGCCATCAAACAGGCGGAAGACCGCGAGCTGTTCCGCAGCTTAATGAATGAATTAAATGAACCTGTGCCTGAAAGTGAAATTATTCATGAATTATCGGAGGCTAAGGCGTTTGTTGAAAGAATCGGGTATCCGGTGATTGTCCGTCCTGCTTATACACTCGGAGGAACAGGCGGAGGAATATGCCATAATAATGAAGAACTTGAAGAAATTGTGTCCAGCGGCTTAAAGAATAGTCCTGTTCACCAATGTCTGCTTGAAAAAAGCATCGCTGGTTTCAAGGAAATTGAATACGAAGTCATGCGCGATGCCGGTGATAATGCGATCGTGGTTTGTAATATGGAAAATATCGACCCAGTAGGTGTCCATACCGGTGATTCCATTGTTGTCGCACCAAGTCAGACATTAAGTGATAGAGAGTATCAGCTTTTAAGAAATGTATCATTAAAGATTATCCGCGCGCTTGGAATTGAGGGCGGCTGTAACGTTCAGCTGGCATTAGACCCATATAGCTTCCAGTACTATATTATCGAAGTAAACCCAAGGGTCAGCCGATCTTCCGCATTAGCTTCCAAAGCTACCGGGTATCCGATTGCCAAGCTTGCTGCAAAAATAGCAGTTGGTTTAACACTTGATGAAATGTTGAATCCTGTAACGGGCAAAACATATGCAAGCTTTGAACCAGCACTAGATTACATTGTGACGAAAATCCCAAGATGGCCGTTTGACAAGTTTGAATCAGGGAATCGTTCACTTGGCACTCAAATGAAAGCAACCGGAGAAGTTATGGCGATTGGCCGGACATTTGAAGAATCTTTATTAAAAGCGATCCGTTCGCTTGAAGCTGGTGTACACCATTTCGAATTAAACTCTGCAGCAGAAATTGATGATGAGTTAATGGAAAAACGAATCAGGAAAGCTGGAGATGAAAGGCTGTTTTACATTGCCGAGGCAATAAAACGGGGCTTTACGATCGACATGATCCATCAGTGGAGTAAAATCGACCTATTCTTCTTGAAGAAAATGGAAGGAATTGTTCAGCTGGAAACTAAGCTAAAAGAAAATCCATTAAATAAAGACTTGCTGATGGAAGCTAAACAAAAAGGTTTTACAGATAAAAAAATAGCAGAACTCTGGAATCTAACTGAAAATGATATTTACAATCTGCGCAAGGCATCTGGAATGGTTCCAGTATATAAAATGGTAGATACATGTGCAGCGGAATTTGAATCAGAAACTCCTTATTACTATGGCACATATGAGGATGAAAATGAGTCTGTAGTTACCGGAAGAAAAAGTGTAGTTGTTCTAGGATCAGGCCCAATTCGTATCGGCCAGGGGATTGAATTTGACTATGCGACAGTCCACTCTGTTAAGGCGATCAAAGAAGCCGGCTATGAAGCAATAATAATTAACAATAATCCAGAAACCGTGTCAACAGATTTTAGTATTTCTGATAAATTATATTTCGAACCGCTGACAATTGAAGATGTAATGAGTATCATCGACCTTGAAAATCCAATTGGAGTTGTTGTCCAATTCGGCGGGCAAACGGCAATTAACCTTGCAGCCAAACTTCAAGAGCATGGGGTTAAAATTTTAGGCACAAGCCTAGAGGATTTGGATCGTGCGGAAGACAGGGATAAATTTGAACAAGCTCTGAGAGAATTAAACATTCCAATGCCGCTCGGTAAAACCGCATTATCTGTTGAGGAAGCACTCGTCATTGCCGGGGAAATAGGCTATCCAGTTCTTGTCCGTCCTTCCTACGTACTAGGCGGCCGGGCGATGGAAATTGTATATAGGGAAGAAGAATTACTTCATTATATGAAAAATGCTGTAAAGGTCAACCCAGAGCATCCTGTTTTGATTGACCGTTATTTGACAGGTAAAGAGATTGAGGTAGATGCCATTTGTGATGGCCAAAATGTTCTGATTCCAGGTATTATGGAGCATATTGAACGGGCGGGTGTTCACTCTGGAGATTCGATCGCTGTTTATCCTCCTCAAACCTTATCAGCGGATGTTAAGAGGAAGCTTGTGGAGTACACAGAAAAAATGGCAAAAGGCTTAAATATTATTGGTTTGTTAAATATTCAATATGTACTTTCAGAGGGCCAGGTGTACGTTCTTGAAGTAAACCCTAGATCAAGCCGGACAGTTCCATTCTTAAGCAAGATCACCAACGTTCCAATGGCAAAAATCGCAACAAAAGCTATTTTGGGCACATCCATTCTCCAACAAGGCTATACACCAGGAATTGTTCCTGAAAAAGACGGAGTGTTTGTAAAGGTACCGGTATTCTCTTTTGCTAAGCTGAAGGATGTTGACATTTCCTTAGGGCCTGAAATGAAATCAACTGGTGAGGTTATGGGGAAAGATATTACCTTGGAAAAAGCACTATATAAAGGTTTAGTAGCATCAGGAATGAATATTGAAAAGTTTGGAACCGTATTGTTTACAGTTTCGGACAAAGATAAGAAGGAAGCATTAAGTCTGGCCAAAAGGTTCTCTGCCATTGGCTATCGTCTCATGGCAACTAGTGGTACAGCTCAGTTCCTTGAGAATGCCGGTCTGCCTGTACAGGTTGTCGGGAAAATCGGATCAGAAGGCCAAACATTGTTAGATGTGATTCATCATGGAGAAGTTCAATTTATCATCAACACACTGACAAAAGGGAAACAGCCTGAGCGAGACGGATTTAGAATTCGCAGGGATGCAGTAGAAAATGGTGTACCATGTTTAACATCATTAGACACTGCCGAAACCATCCTGAAGGTAATTGAATCCATGAACTTCTCGGCAGAACCAATGGCTGCGGAAAAAAGGGAGGCAGTTTTTGCGTGA
- the pyrR gene encoding bifunctional pyr operon transcriptional regulator/uracil phosphoribosyltransferase PyrR, which produces MNQKALVLDEQAIGRAMTRIAHQIIEKNKGIEECVLVGIRTRGIHLAKRLAVKIAEIEGSPILVGELDITLYRDDLSIKTDNQEPLVKSSDIPFDINNKKVILVDDVLYTGRTVRAGLDALMDIGRPSAIQLAVLVDRGHRELPIRADYVGKNIPTSGVEKIVVELLEVDHADQVCIYEK; this is translated from the coding sequence ATGAACCAAAAAGCGCTTGTCCTTGATGAGCAGGCAATAGGGAGAGCAATGACTAGGATTGCTCATCAAATTATTGAGAAAAATAAAGGAATAGAAGAATGTGTTCTGGTTGGAATTCGCACTAGAGGTATCCACTTGGCCAAACGTCTAGCAGTAAAAATAGCAGAGATTGAAGGAAGCCCGATTTTAGTTGGAGAGCTGGACATCACACTCTATCGCGATGATTTAAGCATTAAAACGGACAACCAAGAGCCTTTAGTAAAGAGTTCAGATATACCATTCGATATAAATAATAAAAAAGTCATCCTTGTCGATGATGTGTTATATACAGGAAGAACAGTAAGAGCCGGTTTGGATGCTCTAATGGATATCGGTCGGCCATCAGCAATCCAACTAGCAGTACTAGTAGACAGAGGACACCGAGAACTGCCAATCCGTGCTGACTATGTTGGGAAAAACATTCCAACCTCAGGTGTTGAAAAGATAGTCGTGGAATTACTAGAAGTAGATCATGCAGATCAAGTTTGCATTTACGAAAAATAA
- a CDS encoding dihydroorotase — MKLLIQNACYIASNGEQKQADILIENGIITNIDKKIDADADRKIDASGLLVSPGFIDLHVHLREPGGEKKETISTGTLAAARGGFTTVAAMPNTRPVPDTKEQMENLQNRIKETANVRVLPYASITTRQLGQELTDFGKLKEAGAFAFTDDGVGVQSASMMLQAMKKAKEVNMAIVAHCEDNTLINKGCVHEGIFSQKHGLNGIPSICESVQIARDVLLAEAAGCHYHVCHISTKESVRAVRDAKKAGIHVTAEVTPHHLLLTEEDIPGLDPNYKMNPPLRSVSDRSALIEGLLDGTIDFIATDHAPHTAEEKSEGMELAPFGIVGLETAFPLLYTHLVLKNIINLEQLIAFLTKKPAEAFELPYGKLEVGAVADLVLLNLDEEHTIHPTEFLSKGKNTPFGGWTCKGWPEITIANGQIVWEKGCVTA; from the coding sequence ATGAAACTACTCATTCAGAACGCCTGCTACATAGCATCTAATGGAGAACAAAAACAAGCTGACATTTTAATCGAAAACGGGATCATTACTAATATTGATAAAAAAATAGATGCAGATGCCGACCGGAAAATTGATGCTTCAGGTCTCCTCGTTTCTCCTGGATTCATCGACCTTCATGTCCACCTTCGTGAACCCGGCGGTGAGAAGAAAGAAACAATCTCAACAGGAACACTTGCGGCTGCCCGTGGAGGATTCACTACTGTTGCCGCTATGCCAAATACAAGGCCGGTGCCTGACACCAAAGAGCAAATGGAAAATTTGCAAAACCGTATAAAGGAAACAGCTAATGTACGTGTGCTTCCATATGCGTCTATCACCACGAGACAGTTAGGTCAGGAATTGACAGATTTCGGAAAACTTAAGGAAGCGGGAGCTTTTGCCTTTACAGATGATGGGGTAGGTGTTCAGTCAGCCTCCATGATGCTTCAGGCAATGAAAAAGGCGAAGGAAGTCAATATGGCCATTGTTGCTCACTGTGAAGATAATACACTTATTAACAAAGGTTGTGTTCATGAAGGAATTTTTTCACAGAAGCATGGATTGAACGGAATTCCATCAATATGTGAGTCAGTTCAAATTGCCAGAGATGTTCTGTTGGCAGAAGCAGCAGGATGTCATTATCACGTCTGCCATATTAGCACTAAGGAATCTGTCAGGGCCGTACGGGATGCTAAGAAAGCTGGCATCCATGTCACAGCGGAAGTCACTCCGCATCACCTGCTATTAACAGAAGAGGACATTCCGGGACTTGACCCAAATTATAAAATGAATCCGCCGCTTCGGTCGGTATCTGACCGTTCTGCGTTAATTGAAGGTTTGCTGGACGGAACGATTGATTTTATAGCCACTGATCATGCGCCACATACAGCAGAGGAAAAAAGTGAAGGAATGGAGCTAGCACCATTTGGAATTGTCGGACTGGAAACAGCTTTCCCATTACTTTACACTCATTTGGTATTAAAAAATATCATCAATCTTGAGCAACTAATCGCATTTTTAACGAAAAAGCCGGCTGAAGCATTCGAACTTCCATATGGAAAATTAGAAGTTGGTGCAGTAGCTGACCTTGTTCTATTGAACCTTGATGAGGAGCATACGATTCATCCAACTGAATTTTTATCAAAGGGGAAAAATACACCGTTTGGCGGCTGGACATGTAAAGGCTGGCCGGAAATCACAATCGCTAATGGACAAATAGTTTGGGAAAAAGGATGTGTAACAGCATGA
- a CDS encoding dihydroorotate dehydrogenase electron transfer subunit translates to MIKKELCQIINQREIAADIFELTVEAKFVQEITEPGQFVHIRVADSDPLLRRPISISSYNKSSNQLTMIYRREGKGTTKLAELSADKKLDILGPLGNGFPVDEVSKGETALLVGGGIGVPPLYELSNQLKAKGVKVIHVLGFQTESAVFYEQEFLKNGETYVTTVDGSFGTKGFVTDIMKNLAFDCIYTCGPTPMLRAIEQMFTDKKVFLSLEERMGCGVGACFACVCKQADDPAGVSYKKVCSDGPVFRAGEVLI, encoded by the coding sequence GTGATAAAAAAGGAATTATGCCAAATCATCAACCAACGTGAAATTGCCGCTGATATTTTCGAGCTTACAGTTGAAGCCAAATTTGTACAGGAAATAACTGAGCCAGGTCAATTTGTTCATATTCGGGTCGCTGACAGCGACCCGTTATTAAGACGACCAATCAGTATTTCTTCTTATAATAAATCTAGTAACCAATTGACTATGATTTATCGTAGAGAAGGAAAAGGGACAACCAAGCTGGCAGAATTATCTGCCGATAAGAAGCTCGATATCCTTGGTCCGCTTGGAAATGGTTTCCCAGTGGATGAGGTTTCAAAAGGAGAAACAGCTTTACTGGTTGGCGGCGGAATTGGTGTACCGCCGCTTTATGAACTATCAAATCAGTTGAAAGCTAAGGGAGTAAAGGTCATTCACGTACTAGGCTTTCAAACAGAATCTGCTGTATTTTACGAACAGGAATTTTTGAAAAATGGAGAAACATATGTGACAACTGTTGACGGTTCATTTGGTACAAAAGGGTTTGTCACAGATATCATGAAAAATTTGGCGTTTGATTGTATTTATACCTGCGGTCCGACCCCTATGCTAAGAGCGATTGAGCAAATGTTCACAGATAAAAAGGTATTCTTATCATTAGAGGAACGTATGGGGTGCGGTGTTGGAGCTTGCTTTGCCTGTGTATGCAAGCAGGCTGATGACCCGGCAGGTGTTTCATATAAAAAAGTATGCAGTGATGGACCTGTATTCCGTGCCGGGGAGGTATTAATTTGA
- a CDS encoding solute carrier family 23 protein, producing the protein MSNKPLLDIHDKPNPTQWLTLSLQHLFAMFGSTILVPYLVGLSPAIALISSGLGTLAFLLITKGKVPAYLGSSFAYIAPIIAAKAAGGPGEAMAGTFLAGLIYGMISLIISRAGYRWVMNILPPVVVGPVIIVIGLSLSGTAVGMAMNNPVTNKYSLLHFSAALITLAATIIFTIYGKKFLRFIPILAGIVVGYIYSVLIGIVDFKPVLAAHWFQVPDFIFPFISYKVKFSFDIVLLMAPVAIVTLSEHIGHQLVLSKVVGHDFIKDPGLHRSILGDGTATLISSLIGGPPKTTYGENIGVLAITKIYSVYVIAGAAVFAIVFGFIGKITALIHTIPTPVMGGVSILLFGIIASSGLRMLVDSKVDFGNNRNLVIASVILVIGIGGAFIKITNAFQIQGMALAAIFGVVLNLILPGRQPADENMFEIADKVEQKKTA; encoded by the coding sequence ATGAGTAATAAGCCGTTATTAGACATTCATGATAAACCAAATCCAACCCAATGGCTCACATTAAGCTTGCAGCATTTATTCGCGATGTTCGGATCTACCATCCTCGTCCCGTATCTTGTAGGTTTAAGCCCGGCAATTGCTTTAATATCCAGTGGTCTTGGAACATTGGCATTTCTTTTAATCACAAAAGGGAAGGTCCCAGCTTACCTTGGTTCATCCTTCGCCTATATTGCACCAATTATTGCTGCTAAAGCAGCAGGAGGGCCAGGCGAAGCTATGGCGGGCACGTTCTTGGCAGGTCTGATTTATGGGATGATCTCATTGATCATTAGCAGGGCTGGCTACCGTTGGGTAATGAATATCCTTCCTCCAGTGGTTGTCGGACCAGTCATTATCGTAATCGGATTATCACTTTCAGGAACAGCAGTAGGGATGGCCATGAATAATCCTGTCACAAATAAATACAGTCTGCTTCACTTCTCTGCAGCACTTATTACTTTAGCTGCCACGATTATCTTCACGATTTATGGAAAGAAGTTCTTAAGGTTTATTCCGATCCTGGCAGGGATTGTCGTAGGATACATTTACTCCGTCTTAATAGGAATTGTAGATTTCAAACCAGTCTTAGCAGCACATTGGTTTCAAGTGCCGGACTTCATCTTCCCGTTCATTAGTTATAAAGTAAAGTTTTCCTTTGACATTGTACTTTTGATGGCACCAGTTGCAATTGTGACATTATCAGAACATATAGGCCATCAGTTGGTTCTAAGTAAAGTGGTTGGTCATGATTTCATTAAGGATCCAGGTTTACACCGTTCCATTTTAGGGGATGGCACTGCTACTCTGATTTCTTCATTAATCGGCGGACCGCCAAAAACGACCTATGGTGAAAATATCGGTGTATTGGCCATCACTAAAATCTACAGTGTCTACGTCATTGCAGGTGCAGCAGTCTTTGCCATCGTGTTCGGGTTTATCGGTAAAATAACAGCACTCATTCATACCATCCCGACTCCAGTAATGGGTGGTGTCTCAATTCTCTTGTTCGGAATTATTGCTTCATCAGGGTTAAGAATGCTGGTTGACAGTAAAGTTGATTTTGGCAATAATCGGAACCTAGTGATTGCCTCTGTCATCTTGGTAATTGGTATAGGCGGCGCCTTTATTAAAATAACAAATGCATTTCAAATTCAAGGAATGGCTTTGGCCGCGATTTTTGGAGTAGTACTAAATCTAATCCTCCCTGGCAGACAGCCTGCCGATGAAAATATGTTTGAAATAGCAGATAAAGTTGAACAAAAGAAAACGGCATAA
- a CDS encoding aspartate carbamoyltransferase catalytic subunit, translating into MLNHLLTTNELKIEEIHEILHDAMQFKAGMVWKPENQMFAANLFFEASTRTKCSFEVAERKLGLNVIPFEVQTSSVQKGETLYDTVKTLEAIGVEAIVIRHQQDRYFDELVGKVNVPIINGGDGCGHHPTQSLLDLMTIYQEFGRFTGLKVAIIGDIRHSRVARSNADALTRLGAEVVFSGPEEWFDRELSLTSYRPIDEAIEEADVVMLLRVQHERHSQKGSFTANEYHRQYGLTLERERKMKPHSIIMHPAPVNRNVEIADSLVECERSRIFKQMENGVFVRMAVLKRSIESLKGGTNHETTHSERLLHSI; encoded by the coding sequence ATGTTAAACCATTTGTTAACTACTAATGAATTGAAAATTGAGGAAATTCACGAAATTTTACATGATGCGATGCAATTTAAAGCAGGAATGGTGTGGAAGCCCGAAAATCAAATGTTTGCTGCAAACCTGTTTTTCGAAGCCAGTACAAGGACAAAATGCAGCTTTGAAGTGGCAGAAAGAAAACTGGGTTTAAATGTGATTCCATTTGAAGTCCAAACCTCAAGTGTTCAAAAAGGTGAAACACTCTATGATACGGTTAAAACATTGGAAGCTATTGGCGTTGAGGCAATTGTTATCAGACATCAGCAAGACCGTTACTTTGATGAATTAGTTGGTAAGGTTAACGTACCGATTATAAATGGAGGTGATGGCTGCGGCCACCATCCGACACAATCACTGCTAGATCTTATGACGATCTATCAAGAGTTTGGGCGCTTCACCGGATTGAAAGTTGCCATCATTGGGGATATCCGCCACAGCCGCGTCGCCCGTTCCAATGCGGATGCTTTGACAAGACTGGGAGCTGAGGTTGTATTTTCAGGTCCAGAGGAATGGTTTGACCGAGAATTAAGTTTAACAAGCTATCGGCCAATTGATGAGGCAATCGAAGAAGCAGATGTGGTAATGCTTCTCCGTGTACAGCATGAAAGGCACAGTCAAAAGGGCAGCTTTACTGCCAATGAATACCATCGCCAGTATGGCTTAACATTAGAAAGAGAAAGAAAGATGAAACCGCATAGTATTATCATGCACCCAGCACCAGTGAACCGAAATGTAGAAATTGCTGACAGTTTAGTAGAGTGCGAGCGATCACGAATTTTTAAGCAAATGGAAAATGGTGTTTTTGTAAGAATGGCTGTATTAAAACGATCAATTGAAAGTCTTAAAGGAGGAACTAACCATGAAACTACTCATTCAGAACGCCTGCTACATAGCATCTAA
- a CDS encoding carbamoyl phosphate synthase small subunit, producing the protein MKRQLILEDGTIFIGEGFGADTETIGEVVFNTGMTGYQEILSDPSYCGQIVTLTYPLIGNYGINRDDFESINPAVKGFIVKEVCDFPSNFRSEFTLDEYFDMKKIPGIAGIDTRKLTRIIRQYGTLKGAICSIEKDANEVLNSLRTKRLPVDQVRQVSTKNPYPSPGRGKRVVLVDFGMKHGILRELNKRDCDVVVVPYHTAADEILRLHPDGIMLSNGPGDPKDVPEAIDMLKGVIGKVPLFGICLGHQLFALACGANTEKMKFGHRGSNHPVKDLATGKIAITSQNHGYTVDPESIKNTKLAITHIALNDGTVEGLKHLDYPAFTVQYHPEASPGPEDANGLFEQFIDLMEANKEVPTHA; encoded by the coding sequence ATGAAAAGACAATTGATTTTAGAAGATGGAACAATTTTTATTGGCGAAGGATTTGGAGCAGATACGGAAACAATTGGCGAAGTAGTGTTTAACACGGGAATGACAGGCTATCAGGAAATTCTCTCTGATCCATCCTATTGCGGGCAAATTGTGACGCTAACATATCCTCTCATTGGTAACTATGGGATTAACCGTGATGATTTTGAATCGATTAATCCGGCAGTGAAAGGGTTTATTGTGAAGGAAGTATGCGATTTTCCTTCAAACTTCCGCAGTGAATTCACATTGGATGAGTACTTTGATATGAAAAAAATTCCGGGAATAGCCGGCATCGATACACGCAAATTGACAAGAATTATCCGCCAATACGGTACATTAAAAGGAGCCATTTGCAGCATTGAAAAGGATGCAAATGAAGTACTGAATTCATTGCGCACAAAAAGGCTTCCTGTTGATCAAGTGCGGCAGGTTTCAACGAAAAATCCTTATCCAAGTCCAGGACGTGGAAAAAGAGTAGTTCTAGTAGATTTTGGAATGAAACATGGTATTTTACGAGAGTTAAATAAACGGGACTGCGATGTAGTAGTCGTTCCATATCATACAGCTGCAGATGAAATTCTTCGCCTGCATCCTGATGGAATTATGCTTTCAAACGGACCTGGAGATCCGAAAGATGTACCAGAAGCGATTGATATGCTGAAAGGCGTAATCGGAAAGGTTCCACTTTTCGGAATATGTCTAGGTCACCAATTATTTGCCTTGGCTTGCGGTGCAAATACAGAAAAAATGAAGTTCGGACATCGCGGTTCCAACCATCCGGTCAAGGACCTGGCAACAGGAAAGATTGCAATTACCTCACAAAACCATGGTTATACGGTTGATCCTGAATCGATTAAAAATACAAAATTAGCTATTACACATATTGCCCTGAATGATGGAACGGTAGAGGGATTGAAGCATCTTGATTATCCGGCTTTTACCGTACAGTATCATCCAGAAGCATCACCTGGACCAGAGGATGCAAACGGATTATTTGAACAGTTTATTGATTTGATGGAAGCAAACAAGGAGGTTCCAACACATGCCTAA